The Candidatus Desulfovibrio trichonymphae region ACGACAACAACCATGTCATGGAGACGAGGGCATATCAAGAAAATTAAAATTCATTTTTAAAAAATTGAACAAAAACCTCACCAGCCGTTCCCACCTGAACAACAGATGCTCCGTGTCCTAACGCCTAGCGACTTTGCGTATCCTGCAACGGTATTGCCATTGCCGTAAAAATGAGTTACCCAACAGCGTTCCCACAGCAGCATTGCCTTATCCCGTCTTTTCTGGAGAGGTAGCGAAGCGGCCGTAACGCGCCCGACTCGAAATCGGGTTATCGGTTAGTCCCGATACGTGGGTTCGAATCCCACCCTCTCCGCCAGAAGTTAATCCAGCCGAGCTCAGACAAGTCAAATATCTCCTGAAAATCAAGGGAATATCGAAAGTGACCTGTCCGAAACTTTTAAAAAATTCTTTGCTAAACGAAAATGCTGGTTACGTTTGCCTTATCCGTTTCAGGGTTAATTCTTCCTCCCGCAAGCCGTCCAGGTAGTCGGCCCAGGTCTGCATGGCCCCGCGCCGTTCATCAAAGTATTCAGACCTGTTATAGATGGCCCGCACAGCGTCCCTGCCCTTGTGCGCCAACTGCGCTTCAATCACATCCGGGCAGAATATTGAAGCTTTCATTAAGGCGCGTGCTGGCGGTTGTTCTCATTCCGTGCAGGCTTAATTCTTCCTTGCTGTATCCAAGACTGCGCCGCCGCCAATGCCCCCTCGTTGCTTATGACCCGCGACTTTCCTCTTGTGGACGGGAAACAATATCGACTGTCAGCTGTAACTTGGCGCAGTTCCCGGAACATGCCCTCAACCTGACGCGCCAGGGGCACAAGCAGGGGTTGCTCAGAAAGCTTGCGTGTTTTTGAGCCGCCGGCCGGGACAGTCCACAGCTTTTGGTCAAAGTCTATTTCAGTCCATTCCGCAAGGCGCAATTCGGAAGGCCGCGTGAATACATACGGCAGGATTTTAAAAAAATAGGCAATGGCAACAGACGTTCCGCCATACCCGTCAATGTCCCGCAAAAGTCGGCCGATCTTTGCCGGTTCGGTGATCGCCGCCATGTGTTTTACCCTTACAGGCGGCAGTGCCGCTGATATACGCGCCCCGATGTTAAATGGCACAAGCCCCTTGATAAAAGCATATTCCAAAACTTGGCGGACAAGCCCAACCTGCCTGTGCGCCGTTTCAAGGTGCCCTTTGTCCAGGGCATCCTGAACAGCATGGAATATGCGGCGGGCACAATGTCCTTTACAGGCTTTGCCCCTATGGACGGGAAAAGAACGGCGTCGAAAAACCGCTTCTTTTTATGCGCGTTCTGCTCGGCAATATCTCTGGAATGTGTCTTGAACTATTCCAGCGCCACGGCCTTAAATATGTTTTCAGCGTCGCGCTGTTCGGCTGCGGCCTGTTCCTGTTTTTTTGCCGCGCTTGGATCAATGCCGTGAGAAGCATACCCTTTGCTTCAAAGTGCTTCCTACGGGCATCTGCAAGGCTCACAAAGGGGTATGGGCCTATGGACAGGGTTTTCTGATTGCGCAGCCGCCTTCCGTTCTGCCCTATCGGCCCGAAGGAATAATTCCAGCGCCAGAGCTTGCCGCCTATCGGCGTTACGGCAATATACAGCCCCCCGGCCAACGGCAAACTTGTAAAGCTTGTCCTTGGGCTTCAAGTTCTGGATCGTTATGTCGGTAACTGCTTTTGTCGCCATGATGGTAGCCTTATGGTATTCGTTTTCAGGCGTTCAAGCCCTCAAGGCTCAATATGCCCTATGAAATACCATAAAAGCAAGCGGCAGTCAGCGAACAATAAAAGACGTGAAGAACTATAAGATGATATAAAAGCTAAGGCTGTTAATGCTTTTGGACATTAACGGCCTTGTTTGGAAATCTCTTTGGCTCCCCGAGACGGACT contains the following coding sequences:
- a CDS encoding tyrosine-type recombinase/integrase; this encodes MAAITEPAKIGRLLRDIDGYGGTSVAIAYFFKILPYVFTRPSELRLAEWTEIDFDQKLWTVPAGGSKTRKLSEQPLLVPLARQVEGMFRELRQVTADSRYCFPSTRGKSRVISNEGALAAAQSWIQQGRIKPARNENNRQHAP